From Thermus aquaticus, the proteins below share one genomic window:
- a CDS encoding type II toxin-antitoxin system RelE family toxin, protein MRGPELGRFWKYRVGDYRLICHIRDREATVLVVRVGHRRDVYR, encoded by the coding sequence TTGCGAGGGCCGGAGCTGGGCAGGTTTTGGAAGTACCGGGTGGGGGACTATCGCCTGATCTGCCACATCCGGGATCGGGAGGCCACCGTCTTGGTGGTCCGGGTGGGCCATCGGCGGGACGTTTACCGCTGA